In Silurus meridionalis isolate SWU-2019-XX chromosome 28, ASM1480568v1, whole genome shotgun sequence, the genomic window CTTGGCATGGATAGTGTGGGTGAGGGGGATCTGACCGTGTTGGCCTGGACCGTGTCAGCATCCACTATAAACTTCTCCATACGAGTCTGACGCCTAGCAAAAAGTTCTGCACCTTTCCCCTTAATGACTGAACCATCGCTGGATCCAATTTCAGGGATTGAAGAAACTGGTGGAGCTCTGGATGGACGGACATAAGAGCTTGCTCGCTGGGGAGGGCAGGAAACTACAGAACTTCTATCAGTTTGGGTTTTAGTCCATGGGAGCTTTGATTGCAAGGGAGTTgcagtggtgtgtgtctgttgtgGTTCTGATGACCAGGTTGGTTTAAATGAAGCTAAAGTTTTGGTTGGTAAATGCTGTTGCGGCATCGGCTGAGTTGGTGATGGAGCCCAGGGTTTGGTAGCTGGCTGAGGTTGAGGTGGAGTCCAGTGCTGTTGAACAGGAAGAGGACTTGATGGTGTAAGCGGACTGGGAGTGGCATTTTCTTCTGCAGACCAGGGTGGACAATGTGGGTTTAATGTAGGTTTGGGAAGGACTGGTGGAGGGTGTTTTTGTCTGATAAATGGAGCTTGCATGAAATTGCAAGCCTCTGCACCAAGACTGAAGTAATCTTCCTCTGGTAGTTCTTTAGAGTGGGTTTTATTTGCTCCTCTCCTTTTCATTTCAGGCAGAATTACAGTCTTGATAGCTGGTACTGCGATCCGTTCATCACGAGAGGCAATTATATCTCCTGTGGGTGACCACACCTGTGGGCTTGTGTTTACTGGAACAGgaactttaaaaatattttccgATTTCCTTATTGTTGGACTATGGACACTTCTCACAGGAGAAAATTGTGTTGGGGATTGATTTAGACCGCCCAGAAAAGGCCTAGCTGTTCTATTGGACACCAAGGGTTTGGTTGCTAAAGAATCTTGATAGGAATCCATACCATTTAAACCAGGACTTTGCTGCTGAAAGATCTGCTGTTGAGTTTGATGATCGTGATACTTTAGTTGCTGCTTAATTTGTCCATTTTGCTGGACGGGAGGAATGTCCTCCTGAGGACAGGGTTTTGAGGATTCATCAATCTCAGGCCCAATGAATGCTTCCACCGGTATACCTTTACTCCTCAGCTCTTCGTGTTCTGCAGCAATTTCATCGATCCTTTGGCGGCGTCTCGCAAACATCAAAAGTCCTTTGCCTTTCGTCTGTGGAAGGTGCTCCATGTTCTTCCCAGGTGATATTTCTTCTTATTCTTGCTTATAGTTAAAATTAGTGGCTCTTCTCCACTTTTTATGACTCTTTGTTGCACTAGTAAAATCAGCACTCCTTTCTGTTAATGGTTTGGAGCTTTCATTCAGACTCGTCCTTCTTCAGATGTATTTCTGTGTCGggtaagaaagagaaaaaaaaataatttcagacTATACATATATGCACAAATACATGTGCAGCTGACACCCTTAAATCCTCTTGGCTGCATCGTCACCAGGATAAATAATGAAAAGACAATCACACTTTAACCCAAAAGGTCTCAATAATAGAGCTACGTATGAATCTGACACGCTCGTGGAGATGGTTTGCAGTGGTCGATTTTAAAATCTTAAAGATCAGGCGAACATCGATCAGATCATCTCATTCCTCATGTGAGCAGTAGCTGAACGCCTTTGATCACTATTGACTTGTGAGGTTACGATACGACCTTCCAGACAAATGCAGTAAATCATCAGGTATCCGCACCAGAACAATGCTTTTTAGGGCAGTCTGGCACATTCTCTCATTCTCGTGTTTTATTTTAGGATCTCAAACATACGAAAGAC contains:
- the synpo2b gene encoding synaptopodin-2, giving the protein MEHLPQTKGKGLLMFARRRQRIDEIAAEHEELRSKGIPVEAFIGPEIDESSKPCPQEDIPPVQQNGQIKQQLKYHDHQTQQQIFQQQSPGLNGMDSYQDSLATKPLVSNRTARPFLGGLNQSPTQFSPVRSVHSPTIRKSENIFKVPVPVNTSPQVWSPTGDIIASRDERIAVPAIKTVILPEMKRRGANKTHSKELPEEDYFSLGAEACNFMQAPFIRQKHPPPVLPKPTLNPHCPPWSAEENATPSPLTPSSPLPVQQHWTPPQPQPATKPWAPSPTQPMPQQHLPTKTLASFKPTWSSEPQQTHTTATPLQSKLPWTKTQTDRSSVVSCPPQRASSYVRPSRAPPVSSIPEIGSSDGSVIKGKGAELFARRQTRMEKFIVDADTVQANTVRSPSPTLSMPSTWKYSSIIRAPPPVSYNPTVSPFYPLAAQKQTIPMANSNIKPKANKEKPKTPLKHLSVMDVMKHQPYQLDSSLFTYSSNAEAKGSSPKTSPLPPGDPKQTVAYSSSYLQASSPVLSPGSVQSFQHGAQAQPSGPVYSRSRSMSLPRRHSSMSTLSPVSSPGFHPGHGCVDRQMSWAEHSAAPRSPLCLLSEDLGSGNLPSFQSAVHRRSLPEEKPVVYGPPFRPAQPLPVSNRYPITCSLPRNFSPHSEYSQTHRVSWRM